The Tursiops truncatus isolate mTurTru1 chromosome 6, mTurTru1.mat.Y, whole genome shotgun sequence genome includes a window with the following:
- the RFK gene encoding riboflavin kinase, translated as MRHLPYFCRGQVVRGFGRGSKQLGIPTANFPEQVVDNLPADVSTGIYYGWASVGSGDVHKMVVSIGWNPYYKNTKKSMETHIMHTFKEDFYGEILNVAIVGYLRPEKNFDSLESLISAIQGDIEEAKKRLDLPEHLKLKEHDFFQVPKSKIMNGH; from the exons ATGAGGCACCTGCCGTACTTCTGCCGCGGCCAGGTGGTGCGGGGCTTCGGTCGCGGCTCCAAGCAGCTGGGCATCCCTACAG CTAACTTTCCTGAACAAGTAGTAGATAATCTTCCAGCTGATGTATCCACTGGCATATATTATGGTTGGGCTAGTGTTGGAAGTGGAGACGTCCATAAGATGGTGGTGAGCATAGGATGGAACCCGTACTACAAGAATACAAAAAAGTCCATG GAAACTCATATCATGCATACTTTCAAAGAGGACTTCTATGGGGAAATTCTCAACGTGGCCATTGTTGGCTACCTCAGACCAGAAAAGAACTTTGATTCTTTAG AGTCACTCATTTCAGCAATTCAAGGTGATATTGAGGAAGCTAAGAAACGACTAGATTTACCAGAACATTTGAAACTCAAAGAACACGATTTCTTCCAGGTTcctaaaagcaaaataatgaatGGCCACTGA